In the genome of bacterium, the window GCCAGGTTTCGAGACAACGGGGAAGTCTGGGTCGTCAACCACATCTCGGACAGCGTTTCGATCGTCGACGTGCCCACGCTTCGAGTCCGGGCGACGCTCGCTACCGATGACGAGCCCGCCGACGTGGTATTCGCCGGCAAGCCCGTGCGGGCTTTCGTGTCCTGCTCCCAAGCCAATACAGTGCTGGTGTTCGAGCCCGACGACTTGGGCAAGAAACCGAAACGCGTGAAGATCGGTGCCGAGGATCCTCGAGCGATGGCGGCATCGCCCAATGGCAAGACGGTCTACGTCGCCATTTTCGAGTCGGGCAACCGATCGACGGTCCTGGCTGGCGGCTTCGACATCGATGAGCAGAGCAACCGGCCGACGATTCCCAGAAATGTCGTCAGTGATCCGGCGGGTCCTTACGGCGGCCAGAACCCGCCTCCCAACCGCGGGGGGTCTTTCGAGCCTCCGATCGCCTCGAACCTGCTGGCACCGCCGCCGGTGGCGCTGATCGTGAAGAAGAACGCGGCCGATCGGTGGGTGGATGACAACGGCGCCGACTGGACTGAGTTCGTCAGCGGGTCGCAGGCCTTCAAGTCGAAGCGCGTCAGCGGCTGGGACGTGCTCGACCGGGACGTTGCGACGATCAACGCCAAGAACCTGCGTGTGGGCTATCTGGAAGGCCTAGCGAACCTGGTGATGGCGGTCGCGGTCAACCCGGCAAGCGGTCGCGTATCGGCGGTCGGCACCGAGGGGATCAACGAAGTGCGCTTTGAGCCGGTTCTCAATGGCCGTTTTCTCCGAGTCAATCTGGCCCTGGTAGGTCCCGACGGCTCCAGCCGGTCGATCGTGGATCTCAACCCGCACCTGACGTACGAGTCGGCTCGGGTGCCGCAGGCCGCGCGCAACAGGTCGATCGGCGACCCCAGGGCCATTGTCTGGAACCAGGCCGGCACCCGAGCCTGGGTGGCCGGCATGGGCTCGAACAACGTGGTCGTCGTGGACTCCTCCGGCGAGCGCGTGGGAGCGACGATCGAAGTCGGCCAGGGCGCCGCCGGG includes:
- a CDS encoding YncE family protein; protein product: MDPVTARFRDNGEVWVVNHISDSVSIVDVPTLRVRATLATDDEPADVVFAGKPVRAFVSCSQANTVLVFEPDDLGKKPKRVKIGAEDPRAMAASPNGKTVYVAIFESGNRSTVLAGGFDIDEQSNRPTIPRNVVSDPAGPYGGQNPPPNRGGSFEPPIASNLLAPPPVALIVKKNAADRWVDDNGADWTEFVSGSQAFKSKRVSGWDVLDRDVATINAKNLRVGYLEGLANLVMAVAVNPASGRVSAVGTEGINEVRFEPVLNGRFLRVNLALVGPDGSSRSIVDLNPHLTYESARVPQAARNRSIGDPRAIVWNQAGTRAWVAGMGSNNVVVVDSSGERVGATIEVGQGAAGLALDDGLGRLYVLNRFAATISVVDVDSGKQILRKKFSDPTPKAIRKGRPLLYDTHKTSGLGHVSCASCHADARTDRLAWDLGAPDGEMKSNADQNKSLIPQDSFPPDWHPMKGPMATQTLQDIVGKEPHHWRGDRDGLEEFAEAFRVLLGDDKKLSRSKMKKFEKFLATIHFPPNPFRNFDNSLPTSVSLTDHHRSGRFGNEGASLPKGNARRGLELFRTGQLESDTMALDLLALRARAAPGAELTFTVVAPGTGSRIAFARARDDTGKPLETVEAIESNSDARRIRRTTPATLEKEISVATDKTAQE